From a region of the Nitrospira sp. genome:
- a CDS encoding sigma-54-dependent Fis family transcriptional regulator: protein MTEEWGAILVVDDDADMRELAHDMLKDRGHQVAMAGSGEEALKRLAEEDYAVVLTDLRMKGMEGLELLAQIKRRDPDISVILMTAFGSVETAVEAMKHGASDYLTKPVRKDELIRVVERVIREASLRREVSRLRKEVRKEYSFHQILGKSKAIQMVFDLIRRVADSPTNVLITGESGTGKELVAKAIHYNSDRKDAPFTPVNCAAIPEQLLESELFGHMRGAFTDAKMDKRGLFEEAQKGTLFLDEISELPLMLQAKILRAIQEKEIRRVGATKPISVDVRIIAATNLNLSEEVKNKRFREDLYYRLNVIELKLPPLRERREDIPLLVDAFLKKCGAVRGKEVKGVSEAALAMLMDYTWPGNVRELENVIERAVTLSRSEKISPDDLPSAVQGARGERRVLDEAAEKSLPLHELEKEYIKKILEKSGGNKYQTAHTLGIDRKTLYRKLAEIEGKTHPEE, encoded by the coding sequence ATGACTGAAGAGTGGGGTGCGATCCTCGTCGTCGATGATGATGCAGATATGCGGGAATTGGCTCATGACATGTTGAAAGACCGTGGTCATCAAGTCGCCATGGCCGGCAGCGGAGAAGAAGCCCTGAAACGATTGGCAGAAGAGGACTACGCGGTTGTCCTCACGGACCTCCGCATGAAAGGCATGGAGGGACTGGAATTGCTGGCCCAAATCAAGCGCCGAGATCCCGATATCAGTGTCATCCTCATGACGGCATTCGGGTCGGTGGAAACGGCCGTCGAGGCGATGAAGCACGGAGCCAGCGATTATCTCACCAAGCCTGTCCGGAAGGACGAGTTGATTCGCGTGGTCGAGCGCGTCATTCGAGAGGCATCCTTGCGGCGGGAAGTGAGCCGCCTTAGAAAAGAAGTCCGCAAGGAGTACAGCTTCCACCAGATTTTGGGAAAGAGCAAAGCGATCCAAATGGTCTTCGATCTCATTCGCCGGGTGGCCGATAGTCCGACCAATGTCCTGATCACGGGAGAGAGCGGCACCGGTAAGGAATTGGTCGCCAAAGCCATCCACTACAACAGTGACCGCAAAGACGCGCCGTTTACTCCCGTCAATTGCGCGGCGATTCCGGAACAGCTGTTGGAGAGTGAACTGTTCGGGCATATGCGGGGAGCCTTTACCGATGCCAAGATGGACAAGCGAGGGTTGTTTGAAGAGGCGCAGAAGGGCACGTTGTTTCTCGACGAGATCAGTGAGCTGCCGCTCATGCTGCAGGCCAAGATTCTTCGCGCGATTCAGGAAAAGGAAATCAGGCGGGTGGGCGCGACGAAGCCGATCTCGGTCGATGTGCGGATTATTGCCGCCACCAATCTGAATCTCAGCGAGGAAGTAAAGAATAAGCGGTTCCGGGAGGACCTGTATTATCGGCTCAACGTCATCGAGCTCAAGCTGCCCCCCTTACGGGAGCGGCGCGAGGACATTCCCCTCTTAGTCGACGCTTTTCTTAAAAAGTGCGGCGCCGTCCGCGGGAAAGAGGTCAAGGGCGTGAGCGAGGCCGCGCTGGCCATGCTGATGGACTATACCTGGCCCGGCAACGTGCGAGAGCTGGAGAACGTCATCGAACGGGCGGTGACGCTCAGCCGCAGCGAGAAGATTTCACCCGATGATTTGCCCTCGGCGGTGCAGGGAGCACGCGGCGAGCGCCGCGTGCTGGACGAAGCGGCCGAAAAGTCCCTGCCCTTGCATGAGTTGGAGAAGGAGTACATCAAGAAGATTCTCGAGAAGTCCGGCGGCAACAAGTACCAGACCGCTCATACCCTTGGCATCGATCGCAAGACCTTGTATCGTAAACTCGCCGAAATCGAGGGCAAGACTCATCCAGAAGAATGA
- a CDS encoding PAS domain S-box protein, which produces MPWALPLLRGMVEVLVSHGFSTNDDIHVTIIVVVPYSRVAGSLLWVRGSIDQRSVKEQMMEGPITRSLADVTRSEADRPKVEEQLLISRLRLEGIIESAMDAIITVDEDQRILLFNRAAEQMFVCSIREAIGQPLDRFLPARFREAHRHDVHAFGQSGVTSRKMGQLGTVMGLRSNGQEFHIEASISHISVEQKKYYTVILRDITERKQAEEDLRESQRQLSTLIGNLPGFVYRSRNDHDRSFTYLSEGVSDLTGYTVGEYLQQRTISFGNTIHAGDRERVWQEVQEAVTRHGPFETTYRILTKSGEVKSVWERGEGVYAPDGTLSYLEGFVTDVTERKRAEHLLRQSEERYRRLIAVSPYAIFVSRGDRVIFANDQAIKLFGAVKADEVLGKSLLSLFHPEYHDVLREWTHELLEGRSLVPVVEEKIVRLDGMSIDVEVSAARLVDEEGPAILVMLRDISERKRLQDQLRKTERVAELGTLASGMAHEIGTPMNVILGRAEYLMDRVTEEPVKKGLQTIITQVERITKVMNQLLSFARRKAPERRALDLREVLEDAMEMFQERLARNQIQVETALADSCPMAMADPDQMSQVFINLVMNAVHAMPDGGTLRIGLAPENRMVKLTVADTGHGIPGHAVEKIFEPFFTTKEFGKGTGLGLTVVKGIIEEHQGSIAVKSEEGKGTKFTILLPQSP; this is translated from the coding sequence ATGCCGTGGGCTCTGCCCCTCCTCCGGGGAATGGTCGAAGTCCTGGTGTCTCACGGATTCAGCACGAATGATGACATCCACGTCACAATCATTGTGGTCGTTCCGTATTCGCGTGTTGCAGGGAGCCTGCTCTGGGTACGCGGATCCATCGACCAACGCTCTGTGAAGGAACAGATGATGGAGGGACCAATCACGAGATCGCTCGCCGATGTCACACGCTCCGAAGCGGACCGTCCGAAGGTAGAGGAGCAGCTCCTGATCAGCCGGCTGAGGCTGGAAGGCATCATCGAATCCGCGATGGATGCGATCATCACGGTGGACGAGGATCAGAGAATCCTGTTGTTCAATCGCGCGGCGGAACAGATGTTCGTCTGCTCCATCCGAGAGGCAATCGGGCAGCCGCTCGATCGATTCTTGCCCGCACGTTTCCGCGAAGCCCATCGCCACGACGTTCATGCGTTTGGGCAGTCCGGTGTGACGAGTCGAAAGATGGGTCAACTGGGAACGGTGATGGGGCTACGCTCGAACGGACAAGAGTTTCACATCGAAGCCTCCATCTCGCATATCTCGGTTGAGCAAAAGAAATACTATACCGTCATTCTCCGAGACATCACCGAGCGCAAGCAGGCCGAGGAAGACCTGAGGGAGAGCCAGCGACAACTCAGCACTCTGATCGGCAATCTCCCGGGTTTCGTGTATCGCAGCCGAAATGACCATGACCGGTCATTCACGTATCTCAGCGAAGGAGTATCCGATTTGACCGGGTACACCGTCGGAGAATATCTCCAACAGCGGACCATCTCATTCGGGAACACGATACATGCGGGCGACCGTGAGCGAGTCTGGCAGGAGGTTCAGGAAGCCGTCACGCGACATGGTCCGTTCGAGACGACCTATCGAATCCTGACCAAATCGGGAGAGGTCAAATCGGTTTGGGAAAGAGGGGAAGGGGTCTACGCACCGGACGGCACACTGAGTTACCTGGAAGGGTTCGTCACCGACGTCACTGAACGCAAGCGAGCCGAGCACCTGCTTCGGCAAAGCGAAGAACGCTACCGGCGTCTGATCGCCGTCTCGCCCTATGCGATCTTTGTGAGCCGGGGCGACCGCGTTATCTTTGCGAACGACCAGGCCATCAAGCTGTTCGGCGCGGTGAAGGCCGATGAGGTTTTGGGAAAATCACTCCTGAGCCTCTTTCATCCCGAGTATCACGACGTCCTGAGAGAATGGACCCACGAATTGCTGGAAGGCCGATCACTGGTGCCGGTGGTCGAGGAGAAAATTGTGCGCCTGGATGGAATGTCGATCGATGTCGAGGTCAGCGCGGCCCGGTTGGTGGATGAGGAAGGGCCGGCCATCTTGGTCATGCTCCGAGACATCAGCGAGCGGAAGCGACTGCAGGACCAATTGCGCAAGACCGAGCGGGTTGCCGAACTCGGTACACTGGCGTCCGGCATGGCCCACGAGATCGGGACGCCGATGAACGTCATTCTCGGCCGTGCCGAGTACCTGATGGACCGTGTCACGGAGGAGCCGGTCAAGAAAGGGCTCCAGACCATCATTACACAGGTGGAGCGGATTACGAAGGTGATGAATCAGTTGCTGTCGTTCGCCCGACGCAAAGCTCCGGAGCGGCGCGCGCTGGACCTGCGAGAGGTCCTGGAAGATGCGATGGAAATGTTCCAAGAGCGTCTTGCTCGAAACCAGATTCAGGTCGAAACGGCATTGGCTGATTCTTGCCCGATGGCGATGGCCGATCCCGACCAAATGAGCCAGGTGTTCATCAATCTCGTCATGAATGCCGTGCATGCGATGCCGGACGGCGGGACCTTGCGAATCGGCCTGGCGCCGGAGAATCGAATGGTCAAACTCACGGTCGCTGATACGGGCCATGGCATTCCCGGGCATGCGGTCGAGAAAATATTCGAACCGTTCTTTACGACGAAAGAATTCGGCAAAGGAACCGGATTAGGATTGACCGTCGTGAAAGGCATCATTGAAGAGCATCAGGGTTCCATTGCCGTGAAAAGCGAAGAGGGCAAAGGCACGAAGTTTACGATTCTGCTTCCGCAGAGCCCATAG
- a CDS encoding response regulator, producing MATGKADVVLIVEDDREMRSLLCDELWGTGYQLREARDGDEAFLAVLQSVPDLILTDLRMPAGGADYISRLRTVAPRCPIVVITAFGDAALKAQVIRAGANAYFDKPVRIADLKNCVQRLLDHRPEADC from the coding sequence GTGGCAACGGGAAAAGCTGATGTGGTGCTGATCGTCGAAGATGACCGGGAGATGCGCAGTCTGCTTTGCGATGAACTGTGGGGCACCGGGTATCAGCTCCGTGAAGCCAGGGACGGAGACGAAGCCTTTCTGGCGGTTCTGCAATCGGTGCCAGACCTGATTTTAACCGATCTGCGTATGCCGGCCGGGGGGGCGGATTACATCAGTCGGTTGCGGACCGTGGCCCCTAGGTGCCCCATTGTCGTCATCACGGCGTTCGGCGATGCGGCGTTGAAAGCCCAAGTGATACGAGCAGGGGCCAACGCCTACTTCGACAAACCGGTCCGCATTGCTGATCTCAAGAACTGTGTACAACGACTGCTGGACCACAGACCGGAAGCTGATTGCTGA
- a CDS encoding sigma-54-dependent Fis family transcriptional regulator, translating into MSDEELFNAPLPSDPIIAARLEAIRQLAGGLSERVAVMDRAFNVVYANEAAWIAGQTKATHQHRAKCYEAFAHRTDPCEACPATKVFEAPEVQCVSCAGGGAGAACGMQQAFPLADQHGTVESMLVLFTPVPKSLHRATPQEPAAPAEDVRLGNLLGRSPAMRQLFDMTRLVSESSATVLIHGESGTGKELLARTIHALSSRRDRPFVVVDCGSLPETLLESELFGHVKGAFTGAVANKRGLFEEAEGGTIFLDEIADTRPVFQAKLLRVLQEGEIKPVGGTRSIKIHARVISASNKDLAELVKAKTFREDLYYRLAVLPLYIPALRERREDIPLLVQSFVTASCARHHQAVRSVDEKTMRALCEAEWHGNVRELLHYIERAVVTTAGPWLVCDDLVSSGAVAEHESLRSASRGVVAKTERTRIVDALKKTAGNRLKAAKLLKISRASLYNKLRAYSIE; encoded by the coding sequence TTGTCTGACGAAGAACTGTTCAACGCACCCCTCCCGAGCGATCCCATCATTGCCGCACGATTGGAAGCCATTCGACAGCTTGCAGGCGGACTGTCCGAACGGGTGGCGGTTATGGACCGAGCCTTCAACGTCGTGTACGCGAATGAAGCAGCGTGGATAGCCGGACAAACCAAAGCGACTCATCAGCACCGCGCCAAATGCTATGAAGCATTTGCACATCGAACCGATCCTTGCGAAGCCTGTCCGGCGACGAAGGTGTTCGAGGCACCGGAGGTGCAGTGCGTCTCCTGTGCGGGAGGAGGCGCCGGCGCCGCCTGCGGGATGCAGCAGGCGTTTCCTTTGGCCGATCAGCACGGAACGGTCGAGTCGATGCTGGTGCTGTTCACGCCGGTGCCGAAGTCCCTTCATCGAGCAACGCCGCAGGAGCCTGCCGCTCCAGCCGAGGACGTTCGTCTAGGAAATTTGCTGGGCCGAAGTCCGGCTATGCGTCAGCTGTTCGATATGACACGCCTGGTGTCGGAGAGTTCCGCCACGGTACTCATCCATGGTGAGAGCGGAACGGGCAAGGAACTCCTCGCGAGAACGATCCACGCACTCAGCAGCCGACGAGATCGGCCGTTCGTGGTCGTCGATTGCGGGTCATTGCCGGAAACACTGCTTGAAAGCGAGCTGTTCGGACATGTGAAAGGAGCCTTCACCGGAGCCGTGGCGAATAAACGGGGCTTGTTCGAAGAGGCAGAGGGCGGAACGATCTTCCTCGATGAAATTGCCGATACAAGGCCGGTCTTTCAGGCGAAGCTGCTCCGTGTGCTGCAGGAGGGCGAGATCAAACCGGTCGGTGGGACGAGATCGATCAAAATCCATGCGCGAGTCATCTCGGCATCGAACAAGGATTTGGCCGAATTGGTGAAGGCTAAGACGTTTCGAGAAGATCTCTACTATCGACTGGCGGTGTTGCCGCTGTATATACCGGCCTTGAGGGAACGGCGTGAAGATATCCCCTTGCTGGTGCAGTCCTTCGTCACCGCTTCTTGTGCACGACATCATCAAGCGGTTCGATCTGTCGATGAAAAAACGATGCGGGCATTATGCGAGGCCGAATGGCACGGTAATGTCCGAGAATTGCTGCACTATATCGAGCGCGCCGTCGTGACGACAGCCGGTCCGTGGCTCGTATGCGATGATCTTGTTTCAAGCGGAGCCGTTGCTGAACACGAGAGCTTGCGGTCAGCGTCGAGAGGGGTTGTGGCCAAGACGGAACGTACCCGGATTGTCGATGCCCTCAAGAAGACCGCGGGGAATCGATTGAAAGCAGCCAAGTTGCTCAAGATCAGCCGAGCGAGCCTCTACAACAAGCTGCGTGCCTATTCCATCGAGTAG
- a CDS encoding methane monooxygenase/ammonia monooxygenase subunit C, producing the protein MASERSRKIDAFWYNTMPLKAGWLGMLAIGVFWVMYQRIFGYSHGLDSMTPEFDSVWMGLWRFNIIANAIFFAVSVGWIWTTRDRNLANLDPKLELRRYFYWLSWLVCYIWGVYYAGSYTLEQDAAWHQVIIRDTSFTASHIVAFYGSFPLYITCGVSSYLYAQTRLPLYAQATSFPLVAAVVGPMMILPNVGLNEWGHAFWFVDELFSAPLHWGFVTLGWCGLFGAAGGVAAQIVSRMSNLADVIWNGASKDILDPFSKQVGTKTTY; encoded by the coding sequence ATGGCTTCTGAACGTTCCAGGAAAATCGATGCGTTTTGGTATAACACGATGCCCCTCAAGGCAGGCTGGCTTGGGATGCTGGCGATCGGTGTTTTCTGGGTTATGTACCAACGTATCTTCGGATATTCGCACGGGTTAGACTCCATGACCCCCGAGTTTGACTCGGTGTGGATGGGGCTGTGGCGCTTTAACATCATCGCCAACGCCATCTTCTTCGCTGTGTCCGTCGGATGGATTTGGACGACCCGTGATCGCAACTTGGCCAACTTGGATCCCAAGCTCGAGCTGAGGAGATATTTTTATTGGCTGAGCTGGCTGGTCTGTTACATCTGGGGCGTGTACTACGCGGGGAGCTATACGCTGGAACAGGACGCGGCCTGGCACCAGGTGATCATCCGAGACACGAGCTTCACCGCGAGCCATATCGTGGCGTTCTACGGAAGCTTCCCGTTGTACATTACGTGCGGCGTGTCCAGTTATCTCTACGCGCAGACCCGGTTGCCACTCTATGCGCAGGCGACGTCCTTCCCGTTGGTCGCGGCGGTGGTTGGACCGATGATGATTCTGCCGAACGTGGGGTTGAACGAGTGGGGCCATGCGTTCTGGTTCGTAGACGAACTGTTCTCGGCGCCCTTGCACTGGGGCTTCGTGACGTTGGGCTGGTGCGGATTGTTCGGCGCGGCCGGCGGGGTGGCGGCGCAGATCGTCTCGCGCATGTCAAACCTGGCGGACGTGATCTGGAATGGTGCTTCTAAAGATATCCTCGATCCGTTTTCCAAACAGGTGGGCACCAAGACTACGTACTAA
- a CDS encoding 2OG-Fe(II) oxygenase gives MQCKTIDVEDHLNRTVAGMDLEQSGRIYWEQNECLILNRFIPKTIVNPCLTEVELLRKNIFRNYVPGHKQGGSVSYYAIWNEFHESSAIVSLYRSPALRRFLSTIVKEELLLCPEHDPHSCALYYYTKPGDHIGFHYDTSYYKGKRYTVLMGLIERSEQCHLVANLPTPGMKEEVHEQPILLDPGSLVIFNGDKLWHAVTPLGSREERIVLTLQYVTDPEMGPFQRAFSNLKDAFAYFGPAAMIHRSRTQPASMTGTATSQCDAMADHPILRFLAGAAGASLNRDS, from the coding sequence ATGCAGTGCAAGACGATCGATGTGGAGGATCACCTGAATCGCACGGTGGCGGGAATGGATCTTGAGCAGTCAGGCCGTATCTACTGGGAACAGAACGAATGCCTCATTCTTAATCGGTTCATCCCGAAAACAATCGTCAACCCCTGTCTCACCGAGGTCGAGCTGCTCCGGAAGAACATCTTTCGCAATTACGTTCCAGGCCACAAGCAGGGGGGCAGCGTCAGTTATTATGCGATTTGGAACGAGTTCCATGAGTCATCCGCCATTGTCTCGCTCTATCGCTCCCCGGCGTTGCGTCGGTTTCTGAGCACAATCGTGAAGGAGGAGTTGCTGCTCTGTCCGGAACACGATCCCCATTCCTGCGCGCTTTATTACTACACGAAGCCGGGTGACCACATCGGATTTCATTACGATACCTCATACTACAAGGGCAAGCGGTACACAGTTCTGATGGGCTTGATCGAGCGATCCGAACAATGCCATCTCGTGGCCAACCTGCCTACGCCCGGAATGAAGGAGGAAGTACACGAGCAGCCCATCCTGCTCGATCCGGGGTCGCTCGTGATCTTCAATGGAGACAAGCTGTGGCATGCCGTCACGCCGCTCGGGTCCAGGGAAGAACGAATCGTGCTTACGCTGCAATATGTGACTGACCCGGAAATGGGCCCTTTTCAGCGCGCCTTTTCGAATCTGAAGGATGCCTTCGCCTACTTCGGGCCGGCCGCCATGATACATCGGTCCAGGACGCAGCCCGCATCGATGACGGGCACCGCGACGTCGCAGTGCGATGCGATGGCTGACCATCCGATCTTACGATTTCTCGCTGGAGCCGCCGGTGCGTCTCTCAATCGCGATTCCTGA
- a CDS encoding chlorite dismutase family protein produces the protein MSISEQTPALQSPKRQYVNFVFYKVDPAWRRLPEDVRTKGKHEFLRAVEDYTGNVLIVPYSTIGIRGDCDFMLWRICYDLALFQDMSAKILASGLGQYLTIPYSYLAMTKRSVYVDHHSHAGQEGKRLTVVPGKGKYIFVYPFLKTREWFLLTKAARQGMMDEHIEIGHRFPSVKLNTSYSFGLDDQEWVVAFESDQPEDFLELVMALRETEGSRYTLRDTPIFTCVLKSLKEMLDTLGG, from the coding sequence ATGTCCATCTCTGAACAAACCCCAGCGCTCCAGTCACCCAAACGCCAATATGTGAACTTCGTCTTCTATAAAGTCGATCCAGCTTGGCGCCGTCTGCCGGAGGATGTGCGGACCAAAGGTAAGCATGAGTTCTTGCGGGCCGTGGAGGACTACACCGGAAACGTTCTAATAGTGCCCTATTCCACCATCGGCATTCGGGGGGACTGCGACTTCATGCTCTGGCGCATCTGCTATGACCTGGCCCTCTTCCAAGACATGAGCGCCAAGATCCTGGCCTCCGGCTTAGGCCAGTACCTCACGATCCCATACTCCTATCTGGCGATGACCAAGCGGTCCGTCTATGTCGACCATCATTCGCACGCGGGACAGGAAGGAAAACGGCTGACGGTGGTGCCCGGGAAGGGTAAGTACATCTTTGTGTATCCGTTTCTGAAGACACGGGAGTGGTTTCTGCTGACGAAAGCGGCGCGGCAGGGGATGATGGACGAGCATATTGAAATCGGTCATCGCTTCCCCTCGGTGAAGCTGAATACGAGCTATTCATTCGGGTTGGATGATCAGGAATGGGTGGTGGCGTTTGAGAGCGACCAGCCGGAAGACTTTCTGGAACTCGTGATGGCGCTGCGCGAAACCGAGGGTTCACGCTATACACTGCGCGATACGCCGATTTTCACCTGCGTGCTCAAGAGCCTAAAGGAAATGCTCGACACACTCGGCGGTTGA